In one window of Mobula hypostoma chromosome 1, sMobHyp1.1, whole genome shotgun sequence DNA:
- the efcab11 gene encoding EF-hand calcium-binding domain-containing protein 11 isoform X3 encodes MQSTMYRYPGARFQEERRVTDSEKSRCAAVFRECDSGQKGFLTREDLKVAVVMMFGYKPSKVETDILLASVREKQLPGLSLDQFTNLMCRKLAALDGYEEARQIFSAFDVHCRNFLTVEDFKRAFAKVTPHLPDQTVLEAFRVPCTILI; translated from the exons ATGCAATCCACCATGTATCGATATCCTGGCGCCAGGTTCCAGGAGGAGAGACGAGTTACTGACTCGGAGAAGAGCCGCTGCGCAGCG gttttCCGAGAATGCGATTCAGGACAGAAGGGCTTTCTGACCAGGGAGGACCTTAAGGTTGCTGTGGTGATGATGTTTGGATACAAACCTTCAAAG GTGGAGACAGACATACTGCTGGCTTCAGTGCGTGAGAAACAATTACCAG GCTTATCCCTGGACCAATTCACAAACCTCATGTGCAGAAAGCTGGCAGCTCTGGACGGCTATGAAGAGGCGAGGCAGATCTTCTCAGCGTTTGATGTACACT GTCGAAATTTTCTGACAGTGGAGGATTTTAAGAGAGCGTTTGCAAAAGTCACCCCCCATCTGCCTGACCAAACGGTGCTTGAAGCCTTCAG